Below is a genomic region from Asterias amurensis chromosome 4, ASM3211899v1.
TAGAGCTGCTGCTTAAGCATGTCAAGGCTAAAAGTGGCTAAACGTACCAGACTcgagctttggtgtttctgatcagtccTGTTTTTGACACTTGTCCATTGTTACagctatttttttcttttgaatggAGATTTTACATGTTGTCTCAACATGTTTACTATTGATAGTTGTATTAATCCctgcattaaaaaaattcaaaagccATTCTAATTCTTCTGGAATAGGATCATGCTATTTCAAAAGAAAGTAGTTAAAATGCGGGTTAATTTTCAAGCATTTGAAACACATTGTTCTTGTATTAGGTGTCTCATTTTGAGACAGGTTTGAATCACATCACTACTGAGGCTGAGAACAATGCTGCAATGATCGAGAAGAAACTTCATCAAGCATGTATGGATCTTGAAGACAGGACCACCCAGCTGACAGAAATAACTACAACTCTCAGGTAACTAACACAACAAGAGTATAGAGAAGTTTAGAAAATGTGCATAAATGTAGAAAGATAGGCAGTCATTCATCAGCCTCAATTGGTCAATCATGAATTTGatcttgagtccagtgctctaaACCGCGTTGCCACAACATGCAACAAGATGCAAGTAGAGTAAGTAGACCTTTAATACAAACTTACTCCCTTTGTATTTTTAGCTCATTCAAATTAATGCAATGAAACTTCAACCAGGGCAAAAATGTTGAACACCTATTCGCTCAATGAGACTTTCTATTCACTAAAGTACACACGAGGTACATGGTAAATATGGCTGCATCaccacgtgccaggtgttaattttgctaatTAACCAAGCGCGCATGTGAGTATTCATGCATGTGGTAAATACGCAtgacaagtaaaaaaagaaaaaatcggGCTTACCATCCTGCAACTGTGAAGATCTGGAACAGCCTACCATCATCGGTTATCTCAGACATTACTACCCAGGGCATGCAGTCATTTAAATGTAGAGTAAATAAATACCTTAAGTAATGTCCTGTTTTACGGCAATCATGATTGCAGGTGATGCTAGTTGTTGTGTCTGTCATCAATTTCTTGCGAGTGAGGCATATGCCTCACTCACTAGAAATTGATGAGAGACACATCAACTAGCTTAAGGTATTTATTTACTCTACATTTAAATGACTGCATGCCCTGGGTAGTAATGTTGAGGTTGATGAATGACTGCCTATCTTTCTTCATTTATGCACATTTTCTAAGCTTCTCTATACTCTTTTGTTGCTGgaccttttttcctttttagaCCCAAGTTTGGTAAAACCGCTGGActcttgtgttgtttttttttcctcaaattttATGGCCAAATTGTCTAAAACTGCATACTTCCCTTGCGAAGTGTTTTATATTTTAGTTGCCACGTAATTTGTTAACACATGTACACTGCTGTCTggtgaaactttgcatggtggaaatacgatatagaacggtttgcggtaacaccatgtaatgactatctctaatgagttggggtggttctgaactCGATGTTACgaccagtatgctctgatcgtcttctggagaaaggtGGACTCCGATGCTGCATactgcttaagtactgtggaggcggattagcttggtgatgcacgaaggcagGAAATTGGGCTCGGTGATGCGTTGTGCTCACTGAGCTGTGTCAGTAGGATCACCACTTCTCTACAGCGGAACGGATACAACGCCAAGCAAGTCAAGACAAGCAagcccatccccccccccccgaccaaaGGGTCTCCTACACCCAAGGTCAAACATACACACCCACAGTTAGTTTACCATACCTAGGTCCCACCTCTCATCGCCTCCAACGCATCTTCAAGGAAGCAGGTATCAAGGTGTATCACTCCGCTCCCAAGAAACTCCATCGCTCTCTCCAATCACACAATGGCAAGAAGGACCCCTCCACTTGTGCCGTAGTATACTGCATTCCATGCGAATGTGGTAAGGTTTACGTCGGGGAAACTGGACATAACCTTCCCACTGGACTTAAAGAACACAGAGCACACGGAAGGAGAGGAGACTTTGATAAATCATCCATCGTCAAACATTCCCACATCACTGACCACAAAGTTGACTGGGAAGCAGCAGAAATCATGGCTCCATTCCAGGCATGGCACCCAAGACGGATcagagaggccatcgagatccacaagcatgacactgtacccca
It encodes:
- the LOC139936674 gene encoding uncharacterized protein, translating into MKKLEKQLKQAKEELETVADQVLELKQALNERQQSASRMAEGQLEHQVSHFETGLNHITTEAENNAAMIEKKLHQACMDLEDRTTQLTEITTTLR